The Candidatus Hydrogenedentota bacterium genome includes a window with the following:
- the recN gene encoding DNA repair protein RecN, with product MLESLHIQNYALIDDIELEFGAGFNVLTGETGAGKSIIVGALNLVLGARASSEGVRDGADRARVDAVFRIDKPSRDLAKVLEESDIVFEDGVLILSRVVALDGRSRAYAGGAPVPLAVLAAVGDELVDLHGQHEHQSLLKPARQLDLLDGYAGMEQNAKAVSEAVASFRRVERQLAEFEAGDRERARRVEFLQHEVREIEKANLRAGEEEEIRERRNLLTNAERIFELSSRAYSALYESDEGAVVDTLDAASGNVGELAAINDRFKTLVDQLADARGKIEEVAAELREFTTEIEFDPQELDELNARLTLISSLKRKYGESVEAILAYLDRARAEVISYEKRDERLIQLKKEREVMSKEAHRLAEALSEQRKKAARTLDKQITATLAELGMKGGRFETQFERVDLCGTGLDRVEFLLAANPGESLKGLRQVASGGEISRVMLALKSVFAEADTIPTLIFDEIDAGVGGAVATKVAAKLSGLAASHQTVCISHLPQIAAAADTHFRVAKETQKKRTVTSVACIAGDDRVRELARLLDGSVSDVSIEHARSLLARQTA from the coding sequence ATGCTTGAGAGCCTGCACATACAGAACTACGCGTTGATCGACGATATCGAGCTGGAGTTCGGCGCCGGATTCAATGTCCTGACAGGCGAGACCGGCGCCGGCAAGTCCATCATCGTCGGCGCGTTAAACCTCGTGCTTGGCGCACGGGCGTCCTCGGAAGGCGTGCGTGACGGGGCAGACAGGGCGCGCGTAGACGCCGTGTTCCGCATCGATAAGCCGTCGCGCGACTTGGCAAAGGTCTTGGAAGAATCTGATATCGTCTTCGAAGACGGCGTGTTGATACTCTCGCGCGTGGTGGCGCTGGACGGACGCAGCCGCGCATATGCGGGAGGGGCGCCCGTGCCGTTGGCGGTACTGGCCGCGGTCGGCGATGAGCTGGTCGACCTGCATGGCCAGCATGAGCATCAATCCCTGCTGAAGCCGGCCCGCCAACTCGACCTGCTGGACGGATACGCCGGCATGGAACAGAACGCGAAAGCCGTCTCAGAGGCCGTTGCGTCATTTCGGCGCGTTGAACGGCAGCTTGCCGAGTTCGAGGCCGGCGACCGGGAACGCGCCCGGCGCGTCGAGTTCCTGCAGCATGAGGTGCGCGAGATTGAGAAGGCGAACCTGCGCGCGGGCGAGGAAGAGGAGATCCGGGAACGCCGAAACCTCCTGACCAACGCCGAGCGCATCTTTGAACTGAGTTCGCGGGCATACAGCGCCCTATACGAAAGTGATGAGGGCGCGGTTGTAGACACCCTCGATGCGGCGTCGGGCAACGTCGGGGAGCTTGCCGCGATCAACGACCGGTTCAAGACCCTTGTTGACCAACTGGCCGATGCACGCGGCAAGATAGAAGAAGTTGCCGCCGAGTTACGCGAATTTACCACCGAGATCGAGTTTGATCCCCAGGAACTCGATGAGCTCAACGCGCGTTTAACTCTCATCAGTTCGCTGAAACGCAAGTACGGGGAATCGGTCGAGGCAATCCTGGCCTACCTGGACCGTGCCAGGGCGGAGGTCATCTCGTACGAGAAACGCGACGAGCGCCTCATTCAACTGAAGAAGGAACGGGAGGTAATGAGCAAGGAGGCCCACCGGCTGGCCGAGGCCCTGTCGGAGCAGCGGAAAAAGGCCGCCCGGACCCTCGACAAACAGATTACCGCCACGCTTGCCGAGCTCGGAATGAAGGGGGGACGTTTTGAAACGCAATTCGAGCGGGTGGACCTCTGCGGCACGGGGCTGGACCGGGTCGAGTTCCTTCTGGCGGCCAATCCCGGCGAATCGTTGAAGGGACTGCGGCAGGTTGCGTCGGGCGGGGAAATCTCGCGTGTGATGCTGGCGCTCAAGAGCGTATTTGCGGAAGCCGACACGATCCCCACCCTGATATTCGACGAGATTGACGCAGGCGTTGGGGGGGCTGTAGCGACCAAGGTCGCGGCGAAACTCAGCGGCCTTGCCGCGTCGCATCAGACCGTCTGTATATCCCATTTGCCCCAGATTGCCGCTGCGGCCGACACCCATTTCCGCGTGGCCAAGGAAACGCAGAAGAAGCGTACCGTCACCTCGGTCGCGTGCATTGCCGGCGATGACCGGGTGCGGGAATTGGCGAGGCTGCTGGACGGATCGGTCTCGGACGTGAGCATCGAGCACGCGCGGAGCCTCTTGGCCCGCCAGACGGCATAG